A genomic window from Pecten maximus chromosome 6, xPecMax1.1, whole genome shotgun sequence includes:
- the LOC117330178 gene encoding putative nuclease HARBI1: protein NDLITGFPNVVGCLDCTHVRIQGPTENEKDFVNRKGFHSLNVQMTCNAEFLITSCVAKWPGSVHDSRIFRDSQLCRSFENGTYDGLLLGDSGYPCRHFLMTPFINPSTNEQQRFNNSLCRTRTTIEQTFGILKRRFACLSVGLRVAPTKAAGIIMACVVLHNIAQEKKEVLNCEHQNNYNEVGNQLNYVGPDAGGAGVRNHICQNNFR, encoded by the exons aatgatttaattacagGGTTCCCCAATGTTGTTGGGTGTTTGGATTGTACACATGTAAGAATTCAAGGACCCACAGAAAATGAGAAGGATTTTGTGAACCGCAAAGGCTTTCATTCACTGAATGTCCAG ATGACATGCAATGCTGAGTTTCTAATAACTAGCTGTGTTGCAAAGTGGCCTGGATCAGTACATGATTCTCGGATTTTTAGGGACAGTCAGTTATGCAGAAGTTTTGAGAATG GAACATATGATGGGCTCCTGTTGGGAGATTCAGGGTATCCCTGTAGACATTTCTTAATGACACCTTTCATCAACCCCAGCACCAATGAGCAGCAGAGGTTCAATAACTCCCTGTGCAGGACCAGAACAACTATTGAGCAGACATTTGGCATATTAAAGAGAAGGTTTGCTTGCCTTTCAGTTGGGTTGAGAGTGGCACCAACCAAGGCAGCAGGGATAATCATGGCCTGTGTAGTATTACACAACATAGCACAAGAAAAGAAGGAAGTGTTGAATTGTgaacatcaaaataattataatgaagTTGGAAATCAATTAAACTATGTTGGTCCTGATGCTGGTGGTGCAGGAGTGAGAAACCACATCTGTCAAAATAATTTCCGTTGA